In Thermococcus thioreducens, a genomic segment contains:
- a CDS encoding NADH-quinone oxidoreductase subunit C — MTDYEALVSTITEKAPYAEGKVRRERRIEFTIPADRIRDFLKLLKDNDFELLLQITAVDWPDRGEIELIYQVFSITHRTHTFVRTAIPRDNSVVPTVMDIYPVAETYERDAHEFFQVVFEGNPKLKMPWILEEEDKEAGLSYRKDFDMLGYVKRKYKILDRFDEDKDTYVI, encoded by the coding sequence ATGACTGACTACGAAGCTCTCGTTTCAACCATCACTGAAAAGGCGCCCTATGCTGAAGGAAAAGTCAGACGGGAGAGGAGAATAGAGTTCACTATTCCCGCAGACAGGATAAGGGACTTCCTCAAGCTCCTCAAGGACAACGACTTTGAGCTCCTGCTCCAAATTACGGCCGTTGACTGGCCCGACAGGGGAGAAATCGAGCTGATTTACCAGGTCTTCAGCATAACCCACAGGACACATACCTTCGTCAGAACCGCCATACCGAGGGATAACTCAGTGGTGCCCACCGTCATGGACATCTATCCGGTTGCGGAGACCTACGAGAGGGATGCTCATGAGTTCTTCCAGGTCGTCTTTGAGGGCAATCCAAAACTCAAGATGCCCTGGATACTGGAGGAGGAAGACAAAGAGGCCGGCCTCTCCTACAGGAAGGACTTCGACATGCTCGGCTACGTGAAGAGGAAGTATAAGATACTGGACAGGTTCGATGAGGATAAGGACACCTATGTGATCTGA
- a CDS encoding NuoB/complex I 20 kDa subunit family protein, with the protein MDWKLWEPLIEFARKRSLWIVSFCTGCGGIEMPPLMTSRYDLERFGMMPNPAPRMADLFLITGYVTPKTLKRIIITYEMQPDPKYVIAHGSCTINGGIYWDAYNAIKRLDAYIPVDVYIAGCMPRPESVMEGINKMMEMIENGTADSWKRYKENYEWYKKNQDELFGEGWREREAKRWLPWIMDDLKRVEKEREKND; encoded by the coding sequence ATGGATTGGAAGCTCTGGGAACCGCTTATTGAATTCGCAAGGAAAAGAAGCCTTTGGATAGTGTCCTTCTGTACGGGATGCGGCGGTATAGAAATGCCGCCGCTCATGACCTCCAGATATGACCTGGAGCGCTTCGGTATGATGCCGAACCCAGCCCCGAGAATGGCAGACCTGTTCCTCATTACCGGCTACGTCACGCCAAAGACCCTCAAGAGGATAATCATAACCTACGAGATGCAGCCGGATCCAAAGTACGTCATAGCGCACGGCTCGTGCACCATCAACGGAGGCATCTACTGGGACGCCTACAACGCCATCAAGAGGCTTGACGCCTACATACCGGTCGATGTCTACATAGCCGGCTGTATGCCGAGGCCCGAGTCCGTCATGGAGGGAATCAACAAGATGATGGAGATGATCGAGAACGGCACGGCCGACAGCTGGAAGCGCTACAAGGAGAACTACGAGTGGTATAAGAAGAACCAGGATGAACTGTTCGGAGAGGGATGGCGCGAGAGGGAGGCCAAGAGATGGCTTCCATGGATAATGGACGACCTCAAGAGGGTCGAAAAGGAGCGTGAGAAGAATGACTGA
- a CDS encoding respiratory chain complex I subunit 1 family protein — MFEVALKALFLLLYATFVGFIFMGIIRKVSARIHRRVGPPLYQPILDTIKLLSKKSNITHGLIYDFGIIYALGATILALMFIPIGSVSILRAYGDLILITFLLEIPMLGIMFAAMSSGNPWAGLGAQRALLTLLAIQVPLGFAIVALAEFYGTFSTYQIVMAQQVSGWSIIHIPLLLAAIAYDIVLQAMFGKEPFDIMIAPGEISLGPMVEFGGKHMGILQIQHAIALFAETLFFSNIFLGGAVVMAFASPVLNTIAGLGILLIKQIAVLMIAIFIGNIFPRFTIDQAAKFYWKWPTIIAALGAVLASL, encoded by the coding sequence ATGTTTGAAGTTGCGCTGAAAGCCCTCTTCCTATTACTTTACGCGACCTTCGTAGGGTTCATCTTCATGGGCATCATAAGGAAGGTCTCAGCGAGAATACACAGGAGAGTCGGTCCGCCGCTCTATCAGCCGATACTCGATACCATAAAGCTCCTCTCAAAGAAGAGCAACATAACCCACGGCCTCATCTACGACTTCGGAATCATCTACGCCCTTGGGGCAACGATACTGGCATTGATGTTCATTCCGATAGGCAGCGTCAGCATACTCAGGGCCTACGGTGACCTCATCCTCATCACGTTCCTGCTTGAGATACCGATGCTCGGAATAATGTTCGCCGCAATGAGCTCAGGGAACCCGTGGGCAGGTCTCGGTGCCCAGCGTGCACTGCTCACACTGCTTGCCATACAGGTTCCGCTCGGCTTCGCCATAGTCGCTCTTGCGGAGTTCTACGGAACGTTCAGCACGTACCAGATAGTCATGGCCCAGCAGGTCAGCGGGTGGAGCATAATCCACATACCCCTCCTGCTGGCGGCTATAGCGTACGACATAGTGCTCCAGGCAATGTTCGGAAAGGAGCCCTTCGACATCATGATCGCACCGGGTGAGATATCCCTCGGTCCAATGGTCGAGTTCGGCGGCAAGCACATGGGTATCCTCCAGATACAGCACGCCATAGCCCTCTTCGCCGAAACGCTGTTCTTCAGCAACATCTTCCTCGGCGGTGCGGTGGTTATGGCATTCGCCAGCCCGGTGCTCAACACCATAGCAGGCCTCGGAATCCTGCTCATCAAGCAGATAGCGGTGCTCATGATTGCAATATTCATCGGCAACATCTTCCCGAGGTTCACCATAGACCAGGCGGCCAAGTTCTACTGGAAGTGGCCGACCATCATAGCGGCCCTCGGTGCCGTGTTAGCGAGTCTGTGA
- a CDS encoding proton-conducting transporter transmembrane domain-containing protein, with protein sequence MNELLIIIFAPLIAGVIAWALDIKILRELTGIVGAVIPLSYLIYLYPTIDAGKTIQYTASFAGFKFNFALTQLSWIFAMMAGVVGLAAVLGMASTARSSYEWLFALMSLTGVFGIFLSYDLLAFFIFWEVMTFGSFMMVLKYNKSASLKYFILSVIGAYAMLIAIGIIYARVGSFSFIQVYNAFAQDAALGMVGGETLFSRGEMAAIFGLFLVAFGVKAGTFPLHVWAPDAYSETNQSYTAMFSGVLSKTGVYGFILLYMLMGYRLMAEFGTFRSVPKFGYIIAFLGGLTIIVGGLLAALQEDIRKLFAYSSISQIGYILVAIGVGSALSIEAGIYHAISHALFKGLFFLIVATIIYRTGKTEFKDMGGLAEKMPLTFAMAFVAILSLAGIPPLVGFASKWLIFEAVISQNMPILGGMVFFGSAIGFVYLIRFTYAVWFGQRPTDLNDVKDAPLPLAIGMGILALLNVVFGIAPGLVAGELNKIIGKDVIGGTIWELDIGVGKYNGLLITIWLVIGLLVAAIIYFLGARVRRVPVTDTYQSGNPVTMDYNLTIRRNFFLPLKEALSFWLRISFDKLYRDIAKTTEDFADTLRNYVYNGNVQSYAWYLAIILLILAMWGV encoded by the coding sequence ATTAACGAACTCTTGATCATCATTTTCGCGCCCCTCATAGCGGGGGTCATAGCGTGGGCGCTCGACATCAAGATATTGAGGGAGCTAACCGGCATAGTCGGTGCGGTTATTCCCCTCTCTTACCTGATTTACCTGTACCCCACAATCGACGCAGGAAAGACCATACAGTACACTGCCAGCTTCGCTGGCTTTAAATTCAACTTCGCTCTGACCCAGCTCAGCTGGATCTTTGCCATGATGGCAGGTGTCGTTGGTCTGGCCGCGGTGCTCGGCATGGCCTCAACCGCAAGGAGCAGCTACGAGTGGCTTTTCGCCCTCATGAGCCTCACCGGTGTCTTTGGGATATTCCTGTCCTACGACCTGCTGGCGTTCTTCATATTCTGGGAGGTCATGACCTTTGGAAGCTTCATGATGGTGCTCAAGTACAATAAATCCGCCTCGCTCAAGTACTTCATCCTGAGCGTCATAGGCGCCTACGCCATGCTGATCGCCATAGGCATCATCTACGCCAGAGTCGGCTCCTTCAGCTTCATCCAAGTTTACAACGCCTTCGCCCAGGACGCCGCCCTCGGAATGGTTGGGGGAGAAACCCTGTTCAGCAGGGGCGAGATGGCGGCCATATTTGGCCTCTTCCTGGTAGCGTTCGGCGTCAAGGCAGGAACCTTCCCGCTCCACGTCTGGGCGCCCGATGCGTACAGCGAGACCAACCAGAGCTACACCGCGATGTTCAGCGGCGTCCTCAGCAAGACGGGGGTTTATGGATTCATACTCCTCTATATGCTGATGGGGTACAGACTTATGGCGGAGTTCGGAACCTTCAGGAGCGTTCCGAAGTTCGGCTACATAATTGCCTTCCTCGGAGGTCTGACGATAATCGTGGGCGGTCTTCTGGCTGCCCTCCAGGAGGACATCAGAAAGCTCTTCGCTTATTCCAGTATAAGCCAGATAGGCTACATCCTCGTTGCCATCGGCGTCGGCAGTGCCCTCAGCATCGAGGCCGGTATATACCACGCTATAAGCCACGCCCTCTTCAAGGGGCTGTTCTTCCTCATCGTGGCGACGATAATATACCGCACCGGCAAGACCGAGTTCAAGGACATGGGCGGTCTGGCCGAGAAAATGCCCTTAACCTTCGCCATGGCGTTTGTTGCAATCCTCAGCCTGGCAGGAATACCACCCCTCGTCGGCTTCGCCAGCAAGTGGCTGATATTCGAGGCTGTGATAAGCCAGAACATGCCAATCCTGGGAGGCATGGTGTTCTTCGGAAGCGCCATCGGCTTCGTATACCTCATCAGGTTCACCTACGCCGTCTGGTTCGGACAGAGGCCGACTGACCTCAACGACGTCAAAGACGCCCCGCTTCCGCTCGCGATAGGCATGGGCATACTGGCTTTACTCAACGTGGTCTTCGGTATCGCCCCGGGTCTCGTCGCGGGGGAGCTCAACAAGATAATAGGCAAAGATGTCATCGGCGGAACCATCTGGGAGCTTGACATCGGCGTCGGCAAGTACAACGGGCTTCTCATCACAATCTGGCTCGTCATCGGCCTGCTGGTGGCGGCAATAATATACTTCCTCGGCGCAAGGGTCAGGAGGGTCCCGGTCACCGACACCTACCAGTCTGGCAACCCAGTGACCATGGACTACAACCTCACCATAAGGAGGAACTTCTTCCTCCCGCTCAAGGAGGCCCTGTCCTTCTGGCTCAGGATAAGCTTCGACAAGCTCTACAGGGACATCGCCAAGACCACGGAAGATTTTGCCGACACCCTTAGGAACTATGTCTACAATGGAAACGTTCAGAGCTATGCCTGGTATCTGGCCATAATACTCCTGATACTGGCAATGTGGGGGGTGTGA
- a CDS encoding proton-conducting transporter transmembrane domain-containing protein: MNGQYAALLIAVPLISAFFVPLLKGAGKNAIKYFLIAVTALQTGIAALVFQQVYTTGQPIIVMAGGWKPPVGINLYFGHFAALFVLIVAVVSFLMAIFSLESIKVEPIDKYAMLFLLLMLGATGMIATGDIFNLFVFMEITAISAYALTAYNKTGEAAEASMKYIVLGGIGSSFFLIGVALIYGSLGTLNMAQIAQLAATMNPTVAQVGLALIIFGLAVEAEIFPLNAWAPDAYQAAPHPITAMFSAFVVKAGLYAMARIIYLMQDVGSWGSVLKLLVVLATLTVIVAELAALRQRDVKRMIAYSSIAQIGLIALAFALGTQSGVDAGVFHMVNHAIVKAMLFLAVGYVAMTLGGAEIENFKGLGRRMPLMAFAISVGAIATVGIPLFNIFWSKVRIILATLQVGYTWAAVLVLAASVVEAVYYFRLLHVIWFEGDGEKINENLAIGLMVLFLAALVVVIGIYPDYVWSLAQKAGNDIFNVASYIKNVPLMGVGA; encoded by the coding sequence ATGAACGGGCAGTATGCCGCTCTGCTCATAGCCGTGCCCCTCATCAGCGCGTTCTTCGTGCCCCTGCTGAAGGGCGCTGGGAAGAACGCCATCAAGTACTTCCTCATAGCAGTCACGGCACTTCAGACTGGAATAGCCGCGCTAGTCTTCCAGCAGGTCTATACCACCGGCCAGCCGATAATCGTCATGGCCGGAGGCTGGAAGCCGCCCGTTGGAATCAACCTGTACTTCGGTCACTTCGCGGCGCTGTTCGTGCTGATAGTGGCGGTCGTCAGCTTCCTGATGGCAATTTTCAGCCTTGAGTCAATCAAGGTCGAACCGATAGACAAGTACGCCATGCTGTTCCTGCTCCTCATGCTCGGTGCAACGGGCATGATAGCGACTGGAGACATCTTCAACCTCTTCGTCTTCATGGAAATAACCGCAATCAGCGCCTACGCACTCACAGCCTACAACAAGACCGGCGAAGCCGCGGAGGCTTCAATGAAGTACATAGTCCTCGGTGGGATAGGCTCAAGCTTCTTCCTCATAGGTGTGGCCCTTATCTACGGCTCCCTTGGAACCCTCAACATGGCCCAGATAGCCCAGCTGGCTGCAACAATGAACCCGACCGTTGCACAGGTCGGACTCGCCCTGATAATCTTTGGACTGGCAGTTGAGGCCGAGATATTCCCGCTCAACGCATGGGCGCCGGACGCCTACCAGGCCGCACCGCACCCGATAACCGCAATGTTCTCCGCCTTCGTCGTCAAGGCTGGTCTCTACGCGATGGCCAGGATCATCTACCTGATGCAGGATGTAGGAAGCTGGGGCTCGGTTCTAAAGCTCCTCGTCGTGCTGGCAACCCTCACGGTTATTGTTGCCGAGCTTGCAGCTCTCAGACAGAGGGACGTAAAGAGGATGATAGCATACTCCAGTATCGCCCAGATCGGTCTCATTGCACTCGCCTTTGCCCTCGGCACCCAGAGCGGCGTTGATGCCGGAGTCTTCCACATGGTCAACCACGCCATTGTGAAGGCCATGCTCTTCCTCGCTGTGGGCTACGTTGCCATGACCCTTGGAGGGGCGGAGATTGAGAACTTCAAGGGACTGGGCAGAAGAATGCCCCTAATGGCCTTCGCGATATCCGTCGGCGCCATAGCCACCGTCGGAATACCGCTCTTCAACATATTCTGGAGCAAGGTCAGAATAATCCTCGCAACACTGCAGGTTGGCTATACCTGGGCGGCAGTGCTTGTACTGGCAGCGAGCGTCGTGGAGGCGGTTTATTACTTCAGACTGCTCCACGTCATATGGTTCGAAGGGGACGGTGAGAAGATAAACGAGAACCTGGCAATAGGGCTCATGGTGCTCTTCCTTGCGGCTCTGGTTGTCGTCATAGGCATCTACCCGGACTACGTATGGAGCCTTGCCCAGAAGGCTGGAAACGACATCTTCAACGTCGCCAGCTACATTAAAAACGTGCCACTGATGGGGGTGGGAGCATGA
- a CDS encoding NADH-quinone oxidoreductase subunit K — MISVYYFGAIALVLIGLYAILVKKNLLKILIGLSIMETGVNLLLISIGYVSGRSAPILSEGIGPSQAVDPIPQALVLTAIVIGVATTAMALSVAMLIYEKYGTLNIEEIRRLRG; from the coding sequence ATGATCAGCGTCTACTACTTCGGGGCCATAGCCCTGGTTCTGATAGGTCTCTACGCCATCCTCGTCAAGAAGAACCTGCTTAAGATACTCATTGGGCTCAGCATAATGGAAACCGGGGTCAACCTTCTCCTCATCAGCATCGGCTACGTGTCCGGAAGGAGCGCACCTATACTGAGCGAGGGGATAGGCCCGAGCCAGGCCGTTGATCCGATTCCGCAGGCGCTGGTTCTTACGGCGATAGTTATCGGCGTCGCAACCACGGCCATGGCCCTTAGCGTTGCCATGCTGATCTACGAGAAGTACGGAACACTCAACATTGAGGAGATAAGGAGGTTGAGAGGATGA
- a CDS encoding Na(+)/H(+) antiporter subunit B, with protein sequence MMKRLLAIILLLIVGYWLAQGLAGVPFGQDKMLVGQYYLDNVKQQTGAVNAVTAVVVNYRGFDTLGEVTVLFIASTGVGALLWKRKKKRSAKTEGSIVLTTGTRLLVPFVMLFGTYIFIHGHLTPGGGFPGGATIATAFLLLYLAFITYEIPHRGFEKTEGLAGMGYVLVGLIGLAIGGYFLFDWIWQTWNFGTENVGRLLSGGFIPIIYTIIGIKVGTELSGIIDGMIKEEVSE encoded by the coding sequence ATGATGAAGCGCCTCCTTGCAATAATCCTGCTCCTCATCGTGGGTTACTGGCTCGCCCAGGGTCTAGCCGGTGTCCCCTTCGGTCAGGATAAGATGCTCGTTGGACAGTACTACCTCGACAACGTAAAGCAACAGACCGGGGCAGTTAACGCGGTAACGGCCGTTGTCGTCAACTACCGTGGTTTTGATACACTCGGTGAGGTCACCGTCCTGTTCATCGCATCAACCGGTGTCGGGGCACTCCTCTGGAAGAGAAAGAAGAAGAGGAGCGCTAAGACCGAGGGCTCAATAGTCCTCACAACCGGAACAAGACTTCTGGTGCCATTCGTAATGCTCTTCGGCACATACATCTTCATCCACGGCCACCTCACACCGGGTGGAGGATTCCCCGGCGGAGCCACCATAGCCACGGCCTTCTTGCTGCTCTACCTGGCGTTCATAACCTATGAGATACCCCACAGGGGCTTCGAGAAGACCGAGGGGCTAGCAGGAATGGGCTACGTCCTTGTCGGCCTCATTGGACTTGCAATAGGTGGCTACTTCCTCTTCGACTGGATATGGCAGACATGGAACTTCGGCACGGAGAACGTTGGAAGGCTCCTCAGCGGCGGCTTCATACCGATAATCTACACCATAATCGGAATCAAGGTCGGTACGGAGCTCAGCGGGATCATCGACGGCATGATAAAGGAGGAGGTGAGCGAATGA
- a CDS encoding DUF4040 domain-containing protein, with protein sequence MNGITFIEYLIVGLMVVSAILAVEWRDLLAAAVGMAAVSLFASLLFFMLQAPDVAMTEAAIGAALSAAVFIFAIKRTQRFETEEEEKPGWWVRW encoded by the coding sequence ATGAACGGTATAACATTCATCGAGTACCTCATAGTTGGCTTAATGGTAGTCTCCGCAATACTTGCGGTCGAATGGAGGGACCTGCTCGCGGCCGCCGTCGGGATGGCGGCGGTAAGCCTGTTCGCATCGCTGCTGTTCTTCATGCTCCAGGCCCCGGACGTTGCAATGACCGAGGCTGCCATAGGCGCGGCGCTCAGTGCGGCGGTGTTCATATTCGCCATTAAGAGAACCCAGCGCTTTGAGACAGAGGAGGAAGAAAAGCCCGGCTGGTGGGTGAGGTGGTGA
- the mnhG gene encoding monovalent cation/H(+) antiporter subunit G translates to MNALTAVGEILVLLGTFFYILSSLGLIRMPDVYNRMQTATKSATLGSLGVIIGVGIWALGTDFGSAAWLTKTIVIAVFLLLTNPISAHALIRAAYKSGIPLWEGSVVDRYREHLEAKEKEAGSPKNPDETPIKEGGVE, encoded by the coding sequence ATGAACGCGCTCACCGCTGTTGGAGAAATTCTGGTCCTCCTTGGAACGTTCTTCTACATACTCTCATCACTGGGCCTCATCAGAATGCCGGACGTCTACAACAGGATGCAGACTGCCACCAAGAGCGCCACCCTGGGTTCGCTCGGCGTTATTATCGGTGTCGGCATCTGGGCCCTTGGAACCGACTTCGGAAGCGCCGCCTGGCTCACCAAGACGATAGTCATCGCGGTCTTCCTCCTGCTCACCAACCCGATAAGCGCCCACGCACTCATAAGGGCGGCCTATAAGAGCGGCATACCTCTCTGGGAGGGCAGTGTTGTTGACAGATACAGGGAGCACCTAGAGGCAAAGGAAAAGGAGGCCGGCTCACCTAAGAACCCCGATGAGACCCCCATAAAGGAGGGTGGTGTAGAATGA
- a CDS encoding monovalent cation/H+ antiporter complex subunit F, producing MIGINVYLALIAIATLLSMYRVFRGPTTVDRLVAVDIMTTITTGLMVLFALYYGRMIFLDVALVYAILAFGGVIAFARYMEGGL from the coding sequence ATGATAGGGATAAACGTTTATCTCGCGCTTATAGCCATAGCGACGCTTCTCAGCATGTACAGGGTCTTCAGAGGACCGACCACCGTTGACAGGCTCGTTGCGGTCGACATTATGACGACCATCACCACGGGCCTCATGGTTCTCTTTGCGCTGTACTACGGGAGAATGATATTCCTTGACGTTGCACTCGTTTACGCGATACTCGCCTTCGGTGGGGTCATAGCCTTCGCGCGCTACATGGAGGGAGGCCTATGA
- a CDS encoding Na+/H+ antiporter subunit E, producing MGEASKISRYLYTVIVLFLIWLFLTASLDPQELGFGLLLSLIVGAFTYEIFTTNGLANLSPKRIAYAIAYIPYFLWAMIMANLDVAYRVLHPKRPINPGIVECRTVLKSDVGKLSLANSITLTPGTITLDVDGDRYFIHWIDVKDSSVEGASKNITEPFEKFLRVIFG from the coding sequence ATGGGAGAAGCAAGCAAGATAAGCCGCTACCTGTACACGGTTATCGTACTGTTCCTGATATGGCTGTTTCTAACAGCCAGTTTGGATCCACAGGAGCTAGGATTCGGCCTGCTGCTGTCGCTCATCGTCGGTGCGTTCACCTACGAGATATTCACCACCAACGGCCTCGCAAACCTCAGCCCAAAGAGGATCGCCTACGCAATAGCTTACATCCCGTACTTTCTGTGGGCCATGATAATGGCAAACCTCGATGTCGCATACAGGGTTCTGCACCCCAAGAGGCCCATAAACCCGGGAATCGTTGAGTGCAGAACCGTTCTCAAGAGCGACGTTGGAAAGCTCAGCCTCGCCAACTCAATCACCCTGACACCGGGAACCATAACCCTCGACGTCGACGGGGACAGGTACTTCATACACTGGATAGACGTCAAGGATTCGAGCGTTGAGGGTGCATCTAAGAACATAACCGAACCCTTTGAAAAGTTCCTGAGGGTGATCTTCGGATGA
- a CDS encoding radical SAM protein → MIEVRLPHTRFEDAGENIRLIWRETLYAEFEKRELSRVIRRKYRVLPEITVKDGAMVIDTDYPDVEKYIAIYIQNNLGALLKNRYTGRKVLYIHEGMDVPLLGYNAFGLIDRGTNLIQVRGVSGCNLSCVFCSVDEGPYSRTRKLDYVVDIDYLMTWFNDVARIKGRGLEAHLDGQGEPLIYPFRVELVQALREHPNVSVISMQSNGTLLNDKLVEELAEAGLDRVNLSLHSLDPDKARMLMGIKNYDLEHVLDMAEALVNAGIDVLIAPVIIFGINDDEAEAFIEFAMKIGAGKRWPALGFQNYIPYKFGRNPTIAKLVPFKEFYAWLRKLEEKTGMRPLVLKPKHFGMEKREFIPLVFRPGETVRAEVVLPGRIRGEMLAKARNRLIEVINTDAEVGDRVRVKIVRTRHGIYIGTPV, encoded by the coding sequence ATGATTGAGGTCAGGTTGCCCCATACACGTTTCGAGGACGCCGGTGAGAACATTAGGCTCATATGGCGTGAGACTCTTTATGCAGAATTTGAAAAAAGAGAGCTTTCCAGAGTGATCAGGCGAAAGTATCGTGTATTACCGGAAATAACAGTGAAAGACGGCGCTATGGTTATTGATACCGACTATCCTGATGTGGAAAAGTACATCGCTATCTACATCCAGAACAACCTCGGTGCCCTTCTCAAAAACCGCTACACCGGCAGGAAGGTTCTCTACATCCACGAGGGTATGGACGTTCCCCTCCTCGGATACAACGCCTTTGGTTTAATTGACCGGGGGACAAACCTCATCCAGGTGAGGGGCGTAAGCGGCTGCAACCTCAGCTGCGTCTTCTGCTCCGTTGATGAGGGGCCCTACTCAAGGACAAGGAAGCTCGACTACGTTGTTGACATCGACTACCTGATGACGTGGTTCAATGATGTCGCGCGCATAAAGGGGAGGGGTTTGGAGGCCCACCTCGACGGCCAGGGAGAACCGCTGATCTATCCCTTCCGCGTCGAACTGGTGCAGGCCCTCCGCGAGCACCCGAACGTCTCTGTAATCTCCATGCAGAGCAACGGCACATTGCTGAACGATAAGCTCGTCGAAGAGCTGGCCGAGGCAGGTCTGGACCGGGTGAACCTATCCCTCCACTCCCTAGATCCGGACAAGGCGAGGATGCTCATGGGGATAAAAAACTACGACCTGGAGCACGTCCTCGATATGGCGGAGGCACTGGTAAACGCTGGAATCGACGTGCTCATTGCTCCGGTCATAATATTTGGGATAAACGACGACGAGGCAGAGGCCTTCATAGAGTTTGCAATGAAGATAGGCGCCGGGAAGCGCTGGCCGGCCCTCGGCTTCCAGAACTACATCCCATACAAGTTCGGGAGGAACCCCACGATAGCCAAGCTCGTCCCGTTCAAGGAGTTCTACGCCTGGCTCAGAAAACTTGAGGAGAAGACCGGGATGAGGCCCCTCGTCCTGAAGCCAAAGCACTTTGGAATGGAGAAGAGGGAATTTATCCCCCTGGTCTTCCGTCCGGGTGAAACCGTCAGGGCAGAGGTAGTCCTTCCGGGTAGGATCCGGGGGGAGATGCTGGCTAAGGCAAGGAACAGGCTCATAGAGGTAATAAACACTGATGCGGAAGTCGGCGATAGGGTGAGGGTCAAGATCGTCAGGACAAGACATGGAATTTACATCGGAACCCCAGTTTAG
- the wecB gene encoding non-hydrolyzing UDP-N-acetylglucosamine 2-epimerase, whose protein sequence is MKPAFVFGTRPEIIKLAPVIRAFIERSVEPLLIHTGQHYDYEMSAVFLEELELPPIDYHLEVGSGSQAEQTGKAMINIERVLMKEKPDVTLVQGDTNTVLAGALAAVKLKIPVAHVEAGLRSFDRTMPEEINRILADHASEVLFAPTEEAGKNLEREGITEGVYVVGNTIVDAVLQNAEVAERKSDVLGRFDLKPKKYILITAHRAENTDSRENLTKLVEILEALPMRAIYPMHPRTKNRLKEFGLWERINSIENLTITKPLGYLDFLKLEKSAFAIMTDSGGIQEESIILNVPCLTLRYNTERPETVKAGGNILVGLEKERVLRYLNKLLEDEEFYLKMANAPNPFGDGKAGERIAEILLELHKKGELKVRSSRFI, encoded by the coding sequence TTGAAGCCAGCCTTCGTCTTCGGAACGAGGCCGGAGATAATAAAGCTCGCACCGGTGATAAGGGCATTCATTGAGAGGAGCGTGGAGCCGCTTTTAATCCATACCGGTCAGCACTACGACTACGAGATGAGCGCGGTCTTCCTAGAGGAGCTTGAGCTCCCACCCATAGACTACCACCTTGAGGTCGGCTCTGGAAGCCAGGCGGAACAGACTGGAAAGGCAATGATAAATATCGAGAGGGTTCTGATGAAGGAAAAGCCGGACGTAACGCTTGTGCAAGGCGATACCAACACCGTCCTAGCCGGTGCCTTAGCGGCCGTCAAACTGAAGATACCGGTTGCCCACGTTGAGGCAGGACTGAGGAGCTTTGACAGAACGATGCCCGAGGAGATAAACAGAATCCTGGCCGACCATGCGAGTGAAGTTCTCTTCGCCCCAACGGAAGAGGCGGGGAAGAACCTAGAGAGGGAAGGGATAACCGAGGGGGTCTATGTGGTCGGCAACACGATAGTTGACGCCGTCCTCCAGAACGCCGAGGTAGCCGAGAGAAAGAGCGACGTTCTTGGGAGGTTCGACCTTAAGCCGAAAAAATACATACTGATAACCGCCCACAGGGCGGAGAACACGGACAGCAGGGAAAACCTAACAAAGCTCGTCGAGATACTCGAAGCCCTTCCCATGAGGGCAATCTACCCGATGCACCCGCGCACGAAAAACAGGCTTAAGGAGTTCGGTCTATGGGAGAGGATAAACTCGATTGAGAACCTGACAATCACCAAGCCCCTCGGATACCTTGACTTCCTCAAGCTGGAGAAGAGCGCCTTCGCAATAATGACAGACTCCGGCGGAATACAGGAGGAGAGCATAATCCTCAACGTACCGTGCCTAACGCTGCGTTACAACACCGAGAGGCCGGAAACTGTAAAGGCGGGCGGCAACATCCTGGTGGGGCTGGAAAAGGAGCGTGTCCTTCGCTACCTGAACAAACTGCTTGAGGATGAGGAGTTCTATCTAAAGATGGCAAACGCACCTAACCCGTTCGGTGACGGAAAGGCCGGGGAGAGGATAGCGGAGATACTCCTGGAGCTTCACAAGAAGGGAGAACTGAAGGTCAGGAGCTCAAGGTTCATCTGA